A window of Thalassophryne amazonica chromosome 21, fThaAma1.1, whole genome shotgun sequence contains these coding sequences:
- the LOC117502681 gene encoding uncharacterized protein LOC117502681 isoform X2: MTMDVSTIWQWRIKFVKIYSRHPEPFLYCDKIGLDFNVGSNKRKKLDLQLATNGAILEICEFAKTLYKYRYRFVSHILENSFDLGLENDQQRIEFSLKIGPKISPVKRRCYKYKIKPFNLASFLSDCKNDADNLNMVSSEHLNTDNVSLEIVVPNTDDSEHEEEFNSSQAPSEEYVKIEYVSDDMEGTHSDVSEADIDDCDHEEEFSSSQEPSEEYVKIEYVSDEMDGTHTDMSEPEPNTDDGEHEDYKSSQMPSNEDKMIDNVSEEMDADGKEHEDKSTYSGEPSEDLRDGALPLSFPLCEQIGMNFEVGSNQRLDPALVTGPVMLELARVCRILTGSFKSIVLAVLDHNFELDIKCQENHIVTKVKKLLKLYRKVAYIDSKLRTEFENAPFSISLKEHPSKKIRGSKLCNQSSPQYQFKELTKRRQSVLRRKREEMALFSTSDQCMNRNQNDGHYYTRPLGDSDGESDNDITSVKVDDQENCGSDENMMSVKKRARHSLSPNKGFPPIKSNVDSSESDSDKEQLFASRPQTPTQTNDDILTESDIEQGALGTDKLWKLRANRVKQILTMLDKDSFFMSKRFGLNYNVGFGLKQKLNIETMNQSALFEVVKFTLAMNSSQQDVIMEILEYNFYLELQGEQQRQVFASETMKRVRQLKNCDDVVKFSKETFELPNLESLKNQSAVGVKPELITVPMRPPDSHAEPEEHVSEGSDVLYPHCKEIGLKLHVNNNQANTKQKINKLTKGAMTEVSRFAEMLCGTFNQVLFDIIEHNFDVDLQSGHSEVAANILTQIAHIVDRRNLPIFKTLNTGLGKSCIQKCPHSDPSGVTGQECHSRSNAEECSAGTSKTPVTDQHVGDSADRKELNDYDKTMWKLRANHIRRMLTIPHLDECPLYSYSRCKKIGLEFNVGSGVEQNLDPNLLTNGVMAEVSAFATELQAAQKYFMTDILEYNFDIDLSNEQYYQVFAAVMFGTFKQLKRYPYKIPRLPLLFRLPFGKCRKVADSKSPSCPKCHQDRTCKLDENYSDPDHMQHQQTATETGLDPNSVSQNPEINPSSSFSTTEEERLQSYPRCKKIGLKLFVDKNKPEKKLDMELLTVETMIEVADFAKKLSGTQKYAIKFDLVSDILEHNFNIVIQNRKTLQAQFINVAKQYDGWAAWFNQVFVIRSHFRTQHVPAQKQPVVGGIRKSERSKEAEKVQLPLQQMVTAPVMTENSPAQRKKKNSKVRQLQPCNFPYCKKIGLDLDAKHILRMPKNKIKLNLLTRAVVYEIYTYAIRRVKSKPFSETLYEILDYNFDISSQHCRCWEFSQAVASKVQKTAKQFKNNPQRGEAVFKLPFVTEPSSSQNVGGQRKKKKVQGSVDKLGPRRNQRRGCNVNINQDSLLHGDQTDKDLFFHHHYDTTPVSQANIKYEPLH; the protein is encoded by the coding sequence ATGACGATGGATGTCAGCACAATATGGCAGTGGCGTATCAAGTTTGTAAAGATATATTCAAGACATCCAGAGCCATTTTTGTACTGTGACAAAATTGGATTAGATTTTAACGTTGGCTCCAACAAACGCAAAAAACTGGATTTACAGTTGGCCACAAACGGTGCCATTCTTGAGATCTGTGAATTTGCCAAAACATTATACAAGTACAGATATCGTTTTGTCAGTCACATTCTGGAGAACAGTTTTGATCTCGGTTTGGAAAATGACCAACAACGAATTGAATTTTCACTAAAAATTGGACCAAAAATCAGTCCTGTAAAGAGGAGATGCTACAAATACAAAATTAAACCTTTTAATCTCGCTTCTTTTCTCTCGGACTGTAAAAATGACGCAGATAATTTGAACATGGTATCTTCAGAACATCTGAACACTGACAATGTCTCACTGGAGATTGTCGTACCGAATACTGATGATAGTGAACACGAAGAAGAATTTAACAGTTCACAGGCGCCGTCTGAAGAATATGTAAAGATTGAATACGTGTCAGATGACATGGAAGGAACACATTCTGATGTAAGTGAAGCAGACATTGATGATTGTGATCACGAAGAAGAATTTAGCAGTTCACAAGAACCATCTGAAGAATACGTAAAGATTGAGTACGTGTCAGATGAAATGGACGGGACACATACTGACATGAGTGAACCAGAACCAAATACTGATGATGGTGAACACGAAGACTACAAGAGTTCACAAATGCCATCTAATGAAGATAAAATGATTGACAATGTGTCAGAGGAGATGGATGCGGATGGGAAGGAACATGAAGATAAGTCCACATATTCAGGAGAACCATCAGAAGACCTGAGAGATGGAGCTCTTCCTCTTTCATTCCCTTTGTGTGAACAAATCGGTATGAACTTTGAAGTTGGATCAAATCAACGTCTAGATCCTGCTTTGGTTACTGGTCCTGTGATGCTGGAGCTTGCACGTGTCTGTAGAATACTGACGGGATCCTTCAAGTCTATTGTTCTTGCTGTGTTGGACCATAATTTTGAACTTGACATTAAATGccaagaaaatcacattgttacAAAAGTAAAAAAGCTTTTGAAACTGTATAGAAAAGTTGCTTATATTGACAGCAAACTAAGAACTGAGTTTGAAAATGCACCCTTTTCCATTTCACTGAAGGAACATCCTTCAAAAAAAATCAGAGGGTCAAAATTGTGCAACCAAAGCTCCCCACAGTATCAGTTTAAAGAGCTAACAAAAAGAAGGCAGTCTGTGTTGAGACGAAAACGAGAAGAGATGGCTCTTTTTTCAACAAGTGATCAGTGTATGAATCGGAATCAAAACGATGGCCATTATTACACACGCCCTCTTGGAGACTCAGATGGAGAGTCCGATAATGACATAACATCAGTAAAGGTTGATGATCAAGAAAACTGTGGGTCGGATGAAAACATGATGTCAGTAAAAAAGAGAGCAAGGCATTCTTTGAGCCCCAACAAAGGTTTTCCACCTATAAagtcaaatgtggactcatctgaGAGTGACTCTGATAAAGAGCAGCTGTTTGCAAGTCGACCGCAAACACCGACTCAGACAAATGATGACATATTAACTGAAAGTGACATAGAACAAGGCGCGTTGGGAACAGATAAGCTGTGGAAGTTGCGTGCTAATCGTGTAAAACAGATCCTAACTATGCTGGACAAAGATTCTTTTTTCATGTCCAAGAGATTTGGTTTAAATTACAATGTTGGATTTGGGTTGAAGCAGAAACTCAATATCGAGACGATGAATCAAAGTGCTCTTTTTGAAGTTGTTAAATTCACCTTAGCAATGAACTCCTCCCAGCAGGACGTCATCATGGAGATTCTTGAGTACAACTTTTATTTGGAACTGCAGGGTGAACAGCAAAGACAAGTATTTGCATCTGAAACCATGAAAAGAGTAAGACAGCTGAAAAACTGTGATGATGTCGTCAAATTCTCAAAAGAGACCTTTGAACTTCCTAATCTCGAGTCATTGAAGAATCAGAGTGCAGTCGGTGTCAAACCTGAGCTCATCACTGTTCCAATGAGGCCTCCAGATTCACATGCTGAACCCGAGGAACATGTTTCAGAGGGCAGTGATGTCCTTTATCCTCACTGTAAAGAAATAGGACTTAAACTGCACGTAAACAACAATCAAGCAAATACAAAGCAGAAAATCAACAAGTTGACAAAAGGAGCGATGACTGAAGTCAGCAGGTTTGCAGAAATGTTGTGTGGAACATTTAACCAAGTTCTTTTTGACATTATTGAACACAACTTTGATGTTGATTTGCAAAGTGGACACTCTGAAGTAGCTGCAAATATTTTAACACAAATTGCTCATATAGTGGACAGAAGGAATCTGCCAATTTTTAAAACACTCAATACTGGACTGGGTAAAAGTTGTATCCAAAAATGTCCACATTCAGATCCTTCTGGAGTAACTGGGCAGGAATGTCACAGCCGTTCAAATGCAGAAGAATGTAGTGCTGGGACGTCCAAAACACCCGTCACTGATCAACATGTGGGCGACTCTGCTGATCGGAAAGAACTGAATGATTACGATAAAACGATGTGGAAGTTACGTGCCAATCATATTCGGCGTATGTTAACTATACCTCATCTAGACGAATGCCCACTTTATTCTTACTCCAGATGCAAGAAAATCGGTTTGGAGTTTAATGTCGGATCTGGAGTGGAACAAAACCTTGATCCAAATTTACTGACCAACGGTGTCATGGCTGAAGTCAGTGCTTTTGCTACAGAATTGCAGGCAGCACAAAAGTATTTCATGACAGACATACTGGAGTATAACTTTGATATTGACTTAAGTAATGAGCAGTATTATCAAGTGTTTGCAGCAGTAATGTTCGGTACATTTAAACAGCTTAAGCGATATCCATACAAAATCCCTCGCCTGCCGTTGCTTTTCAGACTCCCTTTCGGAAAGTGCAGAAAGGTTGCAGATTCAAAGAGTCCATCTTGCCCCAAATGCCATCAAGATAGAACCTGTAAACTTGATGAAAACTACTCTGATCCTGATCACATGCAGCATCAACAAACTGCAACAGAAACAGGCCTTGATCCCAACTCTGTATCACAAAATCCAGAGATAAATCCATCCTCTTCCTTCTCAACAACAGAGGAAGAGAGGTTGCAGAGTTACCCTCGATGCAAGAAAATTGGTTTGAAATTGTTTGTGGATAAGAATAAGCCAGAGAAGAAACTTGACATGGAGCTGTTGACTGTTGAGACGATGATTGAAGTGGCAGATTTTGCCAAGAAGTTGTCTGGAACACAGAAATACGCAATCAAATTTGATTTAGTGAGTGACATTCTTGAGCACAACTtcaacattgtcatacagaacCGAAAAACCCTGCAGGCACAGTTTATCAACGTGGCAAAACAGTATGATGGATGGGCTGCTTGGTTCAATCAAGTTTTTGTCATTCGGTCACATTTTAGGACACAACACGTCCCTGCACAAAAACAACCTGTGGTTGGTGGCATTCGGAAAAGTGAAAGATCAAAAGAAGCAGAGAAAGTACAGTTGCCACTGCAACAGATGGTAACAGCCCCAGTGATGACTGAAAACAGTCCTGCACAACGAAAGAAAAAGAACTCAAAGGTCCGGCAGCTTCAACCGTGCAATTTTCCGTATTGCAAGAAAATCGGACTGGACCTTGATGCGAAACACATACTGAGGATGCCCAAAAATAAGATCAAATTAAATTTACTGACTAGAGCTGTGGTGTATGAGATTTATACATATGCAATTAGGAGAGTTAAATCCAAACCCTTTTCAGAAACTCTGTATGAAATTCTTGACTATAACTTTGATATTAGCTCACAACATTGCAGGTGTTGGGAATTTTCCCAAGCGGTGGCATCCAAGGTCCAAAAAACTGCTAAACAATTCAAAAATAATCCCCAGAGAGGAGAAGCTGTCTTCAAGTTACCTTTTGTGACTGAGCCCAGTTCTTCACAAAATGTTGGAGGACAAAGGAAGAAAAAGAAAGTACAGGGTTCTGTTGACAAATTGGGGCCCAGGCGGAATCAACGACGTGGATGCAATGTGAACATTAACCAGGACTCATTGCTTCATGGTGATCAAACTGACAAGGACCTCTTCTTTCATCATCATTATGACACCACACCAGTATCACAAGCAAATATTAAATATGAACCCTTGCATTAA